In a single window of the Acidobacteriota bacterium genome:
- a CDS encoding PAS domain S-box protein, which yields MRRTTEADFRQLFEHSQDGMYFMFFDGGTGIPWAATASDEQKRLWIEHTLNNLRMTEVNQVMATMFGFSQPDELYGVAIKHFFADSDTVGEQLTRFFDQGRMTATTREKTRTGEILWIEGHHLCLYDNNRLVGVCGIQRDITQRHEREAEIARRTEELHTLQSMSTILSTTLDANVIMQLILERAVNLLGADGGSLCRYNWEKDEELVALAIGVDKPVEGLRIPISESESGRVAQKRRPGIFPWEHHHREGYKPAIELLPPKHTIMSPMIARDRVVGSLILSRRLNRPPFVERDLSLLSTLAEQMAMALDNAELYEAVAASEERYRSTLNNLVEVVYSRGPLPDFEMVLISPSIERLIGHPASEFSSRPNLILELVHPDDQPDVQTKLTGLFENGIEFIAEYRIQNDQTGTWCWVRDHLRPRFGIAQQIVGYDGVLVDITERRQLEADIALARDRAEEANRLKSEFLSNISHELRTPLHGILSYARFGLKRYDKVEREKLRTYFDEIRDSGEHLLGLINDLLDLSKIEAGKMDFEFQPLPIGHIVDGVYSKLVHLVESKNIDFVCPPIPEEWIVEGDQTKLLRVFINLVGNSVKFTPAGGKIILNAEEVTPASYCISVSDTGQGIPPEDLEHIFDKFAQSRHDPTHHFSGTGLGLAICREIIAIHGGRIWAESPGLGQGSTFYFTLPKTRPENAK from the coding sequence ATGCGTCGTACGACCGAAGCCGATTTTCGCCAACTCTTTGAACATTCGCAGGATGGGATGTACTTCATGTTCTTTGATGGAGGAACGGGCATTCCCTGGGCAGCAACTGCCTCGGATGAGCAAAAGCGACTCTGGATCGAACATACCCTGAACAATCTGCGCATGACTGAAGTGAATCAGGTGATGGCGACAATGTTCGGCTTTTCACAACCAGATGAACTGTATGGCGTGGCAATTAAACACTTCTTTGCTGATTCCGATACCGTTGGGGAGCAACTGACGCGGTTTTTTGATCAGGGCCGTATGACGGCCACGACCAGGGAAAAGACCCGAACGGGTGAAATTCTCTGGATCGAAGGTCATCACCTGTGCCTGTATGATAACAACCGGTTGGTGGGCGTCTGCGGTATCCAACGTGACATCACCCAACGCCACGAACGCGAAGCCGAAATCGCCCGCCGGACTGAAGAACTCCATACACTGCAGTCAATGAGCACGATTTTGAGCACCACACTGGATGCCAACGTCATCATGCAATTGATTTTGGAACGAGCGGTGAACCTGCTCGGAGCTGATGGCGGGTCACTCTGCCGCTACAACTGGGAAAAAGACGAAGAACTGGTGGCACTGGCGATTGGGGTTGATAAACCAGTCGAAGGCTTGAGAATTCCGATCTCAGAAAGTGAAAGTGGACGGGTAGCCCAAAAACGCCGCCCCGGAATTTTCCCCTGGGAACATCACCATCGTGAAGGCTATAAACCCGCCATTGAGCTGCTGCCTCCGAAACACACGATTATGTCGCCGATGATTGCCCGCGACCGGGTGGTGGGTTCCTTGATTTTAAGCCGCCGACTCAACCGCCCGCCGTTTGTCGAACGTGATCTGTCGCTGCTCTCCACGCTGGCCGAACAAATGGCGATGGCACTTGATAATGCCGAATTGTATGAAGCCGTCGCGGCCTCTGAGGAACGCTATCGCTCGACACTCAATAACCTGGTTGAAGTCGTGTACAGCCGCGGCCCATTGCCGGATTTTGAAATGGTTTTGATCAGCCCCAGCATTGAGCGCCTCATTGGTCACCCGGCTTCAGAATTTTCTTCCCGGCCAAATCTGATTCTGGAGCTGGTTCATCCTGACGATCAGCCGGATGTTCAAACAAAACTCACCGGGTTGTTTGAAAACGGAATTGAATTTATCGCCGAATACCGCATCCAAAATGACCAGACCGGCACCTGGTGCTGGGTGCGCGACCACCTCCGGCCTCGTTTTGGCATCGCTCAACAGATTGTCGGCTATGACGGTGTGCTGGTTGACATTACCGAACGCCGCCAACTCGAAGCCGATATTGCCCTGGCCCGAGATCGCGCTGAAGAAGCCAACCGCCTGAAATCGGAATTTCTGTCCAATATCTCACACGAACTGCGCACGCCGCTCCACGGCATCCTGAGCTACGCCCGGTTTGGACTCAAACGGTATGACAAAGTCGAACGCGAAAAGCTGCGAACCTATTTTGATGAGATCCGCGATAGCGGCGAGCACCTGCTTGGATTGATCAACGACCTGCTCGATTTATCCAAAATTGAAGCTGGTAAGATGGATTTTGAGTTTCAACCACTCCCGATTGGACATATTGTGGATGGCGTCTATTCCAAACTGGTCCATCTGGTTGAAAGCAAAAATATTGATTTTGTCTGCCCTCCAATCCCTGAAGAATGGATCGTCGAAGGCGATCAAACCAAACTCCTGCGGGTCTTTATCAATCTGGTGGGAAATTCGGTGAAATTTACTCCGGCTGGAGGAAAAATCATCCTCAATGCCGAGGAAGTCACCCCGGCAAGCTATTGTATTTCCGTTTCCGATACCGGCCAGGGGATTCCACCGGAAGACCTGGAGCATATTTTTGACAAATTTGCCCAAAGTCGCCACGATCCAACCCATCATTTCAGCGGTACAGGGCTAGGACTGGCAATTTGCCGTGAAATTATCGCCATCCACGGAGGCCGCATCTGGGCCGAAAGTCCAGGATTGGGCCAGGGCAGCACGTTTTACTTCACGCTCCCGAAAACACGCCCTGAAAATGCAAAGTAA
- a CDS encoding response regulator: MPLPKILIVDDNAKNRAICEEILMDEYELCHAVDGIEALEKVPVFQPDLILLDLMMPRMDGYEVCRRLKSDPHTTNMMIVCVSAKGQTAEIVEGFQAKADDYIVKPFSEEELLARVRAALRLKLTQDELKRVNSNLEEIVAKRTTQLIEAERLAVIGRNVAQMAHNFRGALTTITLSAQLGAAGVGEPNEHFSRVERSAQNIIKVIATTLTRIKQKETIHPEPTDINAILQSIQEFLDLDARYKTCQEKSFTLAEGLPSVTGIPSDFQQIFENLIYNALDAMEESARRTLHVRSYWNQAESAVVVEVKDSGSGITKANLARIFDPLFTTKSSGTGLGLASCQQLLETYGGCIRVESILDEGSTFTVLLPVKE; encoded by the coding sequence ATGCCACTCCCCAAAATCCTGATTGTTGACGACAATGCCAAAAACCGGGCCATCTGCGAAGAAATCCTGATGGACGAATATGAACTCTGTCACGCCGTGGATGGAATCGAAGCCCTGGAAAAAGTTCCGGTGTTTCAACCTGATTTGATTCTGCTGGATCTGATGATGCCCCGCATGGATGGGTATGAAGTCTGCCGCCGCCTGAAATCAGACCCGCATACCACCAATATGATGATCGTTTGTGTGTCGGCAAAGGGACAGACGGCGGAAATTGTTGAAGGATTTCAGGCCAAAGCGGATGATTATATTGTGAAACCGTTCAGCGAAGAGGAGTTACTGGCCCGAGTCCGGGCGGCGCTTCGACTGAAATTGACTCAGGATGAATTAAAGCGGGTCAATTCCAATCTTGAAGAAATCGTCGCCAAACGCACCACCCAGTTGATTGAAGCCGAACGACTGGCCGTGATTGGCCGCAATGTTGCCCAAATGGCGCATAACTTTCGTGGGGCACTCACCACCATCACCCTTTCAGCTCAACTAGGTGCAGCCGGTGTTGGTGAACCCAATGAGCATTTCAGTCGGGTGGAACGTTCGGCCCAAAACATCATCAAAGTCATCGCCACCACACTGACCCGCATCAAGCAGAAGGAAACAATTCATCCCGAGCCGACGGATATCAATGCGATTTTGCAGTCTATTCAGGAATTTCTCGACCTTGACGCCCGCTATAAAACCTGTCAGGAAAAGTCATTTACCCTGGCTGAAGGGTTACCTTCGGTGACAGGTATCCCGAGTGATTTTCAGCAAATTTTTGAGAATTTGATCTACAATGCGCTTGATGCCATGGAGGAAAGTGCCCGACGCACACTGCATGTGCGGAGTTACTGGAATCAAGCTGAATCAGCCGTGGTGGTCGAAGTCAAAGACAGCGGGAGCGGGATTACCAAAGCCAATCTGGCCCGGATTTTTGATCCGCTCTTTACCACCAAATCAAGCGGAACCGGTTTAGGATTGGCCAGTTGTCAGCAATTGCTGGAAACATATGGCGGATGTATTCGGGTTGAGAGCATCCTCGATGAAGGTTCCACCTTCACGGTTTTGTTACCCGTGAAGGAATGA